In one Micromonospora polyrhachis genomic region, the following are encoded:
- a CDS encoding DAK2 domain-containing protein: protein MLESVDAAAVHRWCADGLAALKRHQGEIDDLNVYPVPDGDTGTNLVLTLTSAHQALTSGLEIPRGLSATPQGESTGHGRALRLMARGALLGARGNSGVITAQILRGLADTLAPVPQVRGRALTAGLRTAASAAYAAVARPVEGTLLTVIGAAASAAERADTDDLAEVTRVAASAAADALGRTPDQLPELGRAGVVDAGGRGLCVLLDTLVEVVTGERPHRPATAPPPVGRAGTASRETGSPEYAYEVQYLLDADHPAVERLRAVLAGLGDSLVVVGDGAAPSETSTWRVHVHVDDVGAAVEAGVVAGRPHQISVTRFADQVPVACPADGRPEAVHPVDDRSGTVRPAGPGRAVGSSDRAAASGRAVGSSDRAAVVLAAGAGLTELLRAEGVTVVTDLPSTGDLLAAIRSTGAAQVVVLPNGPDTQAVAGAAARAAVPLGVKVSVVPTRSPVQALAALAVRDPARPFEDDVIAMAEAAGACRYAQICYASREALTVAGRCQPGDVLGLVDGEVHLIGAELLATCEALLDRLLGGGGELVTLLLGADAPDGLVDAVQAHVARRWPFVEVHDYVGGQPHYPLLVGVE, encoded by the coding sequence ATGCTGGAGAGCGTGGACGCCGCCGCCGTACACCGGTGGTGCGCGGACGGGCTCGCCGCCCTCAAACGGCATCAGGGCGAGATCGACGACCTCAACGTCTACCCGGTTCCCGACGGGGACACCGGCACCAACCTGGTGCTCACCCTGACCTCTGCCCACCAGGCGCTCACCTCCGGTCTGGAGATTCCGCGTGGTCTGTCCGCCACACCGCAGGGGGAGTCGACCGGCCACGGGCGGGCGTTACGGCTGATGGCTCGGGGAGCGTTGCTCGGTGCCCGGGGCAACTCGGGGGTGATCACTGCACAGATCCTGCGCGGTCTCGCCGACACGCTGGCCCCGGTGCCGCAGGTGCGCGGGCGGGCGCTGACGGCCGGGCTGCGTACCGCCGCCTCGGCGGCCTACGCCGCAGTGGCCCGGCCGGTCGAGGGCACCCTGCTGACCGTGATCGGGGCGGCGGCGTCCGCCGCCGAACGCGCCGACACCGACGACCTCGCCGAGGTGACCCGGGTCGCCGCCTCGGCCGCCGCCGACGCGTTGGGCCGTACCCCGGACCAGCTGCCCGAGTTGGGCCGTGCCGGAGTGGTCGACGCCGGCGGCCGGGGCCTCTGCGTCCTGCTTGACACCCTGGTCGAGGTGGTCACCGGCGAGCGTCCGCACCGGCCGGCCACCGCGCCGCCCCCGGTCGGTCGGGCGGGGACCGCGTCCCGGGAGACCGGTTCCCCGGAGTACGCCTACGAGGTGCAGTACCTGCTCGACGCCGACCACCCGGCGGTGGAGCGGCTGCGGGCGGTGCTGGCCGGGCTCGGCGACTCGCTGGTCGTGGTCGGCGACGGAGCCGCCCCGTCGGAGACGTCCACCTGGCGGGTGCATGTCCACGTCGACGACGTGGGCGCTGCGGTGGAGGCCGGGGTGGTGGCCGGTCGACCACACCAGATCTCCGTCACCCGCTTCGCCGACCAGGTGCCCGTCGCCTGTCCGGCTGATGGGCGGCCCGAGGCGGTCCACCCGGTCGACGACCGGTCGGGGACGGTCCGTCCAGCCGGCCCCGGTCGGGCAGTGGGGAGTTCCGATCGGGCGGCCGCATCCGGTCGGGCAGTGGGGAGTTCCGATCGGGCGGCCGTGGTGTTGGCCGCCGGGGCCGGACTCACCGAACTGTTACGTGCCGAGGGGGTCACGGTGGTGACCGACCTTCCGTCGACCGGCGACCTGCTGGCGGCGATCCGGTCGACCGGTGCCGCCCAGGTGGTGGTGCTGCCCAACGGCCCCGACACCCAGGCGGTGGCCGGCGCAGCGGCCCGAGCCGCCGTACCACTCGGGGTGAAGGTCAGTGTCGTGCCCACCCGGTCACCGGTGCAGGCGCTGGCCGCGCTGGCCGTACGCGATCCGGCCCGCCCGTTCGAGGATGACGTGATCGCCATGGCGGAGGCCGCCGGGGCCTGCCGCTACGCCCAGATCTGCTACGCCAGCCGAGAGGCGCTGACCGTGGCCGGCCGGTGTCAGCCCGGTGACGTGCTCGGCCTGGTGGACGGCGAGGTGCACCTGATCGGTGCCGAACTGCTGGCCACCTGCGAGGCGCTGCTCGACCGGCTGTTGGGCGGTGGGGGCGAGTTGGTGACCCTGTTACTCGGCGCGGACGCGCCGGACGGGCTGGTTGACGCGGTCCAGGCCCACGTGGCCCGCCGGTGGCCCTTCGTCGAGGTGCACGACTACGTCGGTGGGCAACCGCACTATCCGCTGCTGGTGGGGGTCGAGTGA
- a CDS encoding thiamine-phosphate kinase, whose product MSVARVGEFGLIARVTARLGVGPTCLLGPGDDAAVVSAPDRRVVACTDVLVEGRHFRRDWSSATDIGHRAAAANLADIAAMGAIPTALLVALCLPPDVDVRWAEELADGLAAEAALVGASVVGGDMSASTTLTVAVTALGDLGGRAPVVRDGAQAGDVVAIAGRLGYAAAGYTVLSRGFRTPKLLVEAYRRPQVPYGAGPQAAVHGATAMIDVSDGLLADLGHVATASRVGIDLCADAFDVPQQMRDAANALGVDPYSWVLGGGEDHALAATFPEDHGIPDGWRMVGHVVHGGGLTVDGKPYKGSAGWDHFR is encoded by the coding sequence ATGAGTGTCGCGCGGGTCGGCGAGTTCGGGCTGATCGCCCGGGTGACCGCTCGGCTGGGGGTCGGACCCACCTGCCTGCTCGGGCCGGGTGACGACGCAGCCGTGGTCAGTGCGCCCGACCGACGGGTGGTCGCCTGCACGGACGTACTCGTGGAGGGCCGGCACTTTCGACGGGACTGGTCCAGCGCCACGGACATCGGGCACCGGGCGGCGGCGGCCAACCTGGCCGACATCGCGGCGATGGGTGCGATCCCTACCGCGCTGCTCGTCGCGCTCTGCCTGCCACCGGACGTGGACGTGCGCTGGGCCGAGGAGTTGGCCGACGGCCTGGCCGCCGAGGCGGCCCTGGTCGGGGCGAGTGTGGTCGGCGGGGACATGTCCGCCAGTACCACCCTCACCGTTGCCGTCACCGCCCTCGGTGACCTGGGCGGCCGGGCACCGGTGGTCCGGGACGGGGCGCAGGCCGGGGATGTGGTCGCCATCGCCGGTCGACTCGGCTACGCTGCCGCCGGCTACACCGTGCTCTCCCGTGGGTTCCGTACGCCGAAACTGCTGGTGGAGGCGTACCGCCGGCCGCAGGTGCCGTACGGAGCGGGGCCGCAGGCCGCGGTGCACGGGGCCACCGCCATGATCGACGTGTCGGACGGGTTGCTGGCCGACCTGGGGCACGTGGCCACCGCCAGCCGGGTCGGGATCGACCTGTGCGCGGACGCCTTCGACGTGCCGCAGCAGATGCGGGACGCGGCGAACGCGCTCGGCGTCGATCCGTACTCCTGGGTGCTTGGCGGTGGGGAGGATCACGCGCTTGCCGCCACCTTCCCCGAGGACCACGGGATACCCGACGGTTGGCGGATGGTGGGGCACGTCGTACACGGCGGTGGGCTGACCGTGGACGGCAAGCCATACAAGGGCAGTGCCGGCTGGGACCACTTCCGCTGA
- a CDS encoding ATP-binding protein: MSHEPLIVSLTAALEDRPEDLPLRLHLTGLLLDAGQVGAAIAHVAQVLARDPDNTQAQTLMQRALRGPAAQSTTATEPNATTQSTAATAAPAPSVQSTAATEPNATTTTATPAPPTPSPAPATTASSLTDYEQELSEVVPPRFATVTTQPEPVTGNEDRAFDVETTTIRLADVGGMTDVKERLELAFLGPLRNPELRKLYGKSLRGGLMLYGPPGCGKTFLARAIAGEMGAKFLSLSIVEVLDMYIGTSERNLHELFQTARRNAPCVLFLDEVDALGHKRSHISSSSMRVLGNQLLAELDGMEGSNEGVFVLAATNTPWDVDPALRRPGRLDRMVLVLPPDPPARAAIIEYHLRDRPIAGIDLRRLVAATEDFSGADLAHLCETAAEFAMADSIRSGEVRMIEQRDFDQALREVRPSVSSWFASARNVAKFANEGGLYDELAAYLKKRKLL, from the coding sequence GTGAGCCACGAACCCCTCATCGTCAGCCTCACCGCCGCTCTGGAGGACCGCCCGGAGGACCTGCCGCTGCGGCTACACCTGACCGGTCTGCTGCTCGACGCCGGCCAGGTCGGAGCGGCGATCGCGCACGTCGCGCAGGTGCTGGCCCGGGACCCGGACAACACACAGGCGCAGACGTTGATGCAACGGGCACTGCGCGGCCCGGCCGCCCAGTCGACCACTGCCACCGAGCCGAACGCGACCACCCAGTCGACCGCCGCCACAGCCGCCCCCGCCCCCTCTGTCCAGTCGACCGCCGCCACCGAGCCGAACGCGACCACCACGACAGCGACGCCGGCACCGCCAACGCCATCGCCGGCACCCGCCACTACGGCCTCCTCACTGACCGACTACGAGCAGGAGTTGTCCGAGGTCGTCCCACCCCGGTTCGCCACCGTCACCACCCAGCCGGAGCCGGTGACCGGTAACGAGGACCGGGCCTTCGACGTGGAGACCACCACGATCCGGTTGGCCGACGTCGGCGGCATGACCGACGTCAAGGAACGCCTGGAGCTGGCCTTCCTCGGCCCACTGCGCAACCCCGAACTGCGCAAGCTGTACGGCAAGAGTCTGCGTGGCGGCCTGATGCTGTACGGCCCGCCTGGCTGCGGCAAGACCTTCCTGGCTCGGGCGATCGCCGGTGAGATGGGGGCGAAGTTCCTCTCCCTGTCCATTGTCGAGGTCCTGGACATGTACATCGGCACGTCAGAACGAAACCTGCACGAGCTGTTCCAGACCGCCCGCCGCAACGCGCCGTGCGTACTCTTCCTCGACGAGGTGGACGCCCTCGGCCACAAGCGCTCGCACATCTCCTCCTCGTCGATGCGGGTGCTGGGCAACCAGTTGCTGGCCGAACTGGACGGTATGGAGGGCAGCAACGAGGGTGTCTTCGTACTCGCCGCGACCAACACCCCGTGGGACGTCGATCCGGCACTACGCCGCCCCGGTCGCCTCGACCGGATGGTGCTGGTGCTCCCGCCGGACCCACCGGCCCGCGCCGCGATCATCGAGTACCACCTGCGGGACCGGCCGATCGCCGGCATCGACCTGCGGCGGTTGGTGGCCGCCACCGAGGACTTCTCCGGCGCGGACCTGGCCCACCTGTGCGAGACCGCCGCCGAGTTCGCGATGGCCGACTCCATCCGCTCCGGCGAGGTGCGGATGATCGAGCAACGCGACTTCGACCAGGCGCTACGGGAGGTGCGTCCCTCGGTCAGCTCCTGGTTCGCCAGTGCCCGCAACGTCGCCAAGTTCGCCAACGAGGGCGGACTCTACGACGAACTCGCGGCGTACCTGAAGAAGCGCAAGCTGCTCTGA
- a CDS encoding GNAT family N-acetyltransferase, whose amino-acid sequence MSEIEIRVVRFDSAVARQLTTAALAELGARYGGSGDETPVDAAEFEPPAGAFLVAYLAGEPVGCGGWRGHGEGGDTAELKRMFTTTSARGRGVARAVLAAVEESAREYGCKRMILECGDKQPEAIAMYRSGGYEQIENFGYYRDAPGCISFGRTL is encoded by the coding sequence GTGAGTGAGATCGAAATCCGGGTCGTACGTTTCGACTCTGCGGTGGCCCGGCAGTTGACGACCGCCGCGCTGGCCGAACTCGGGGCTCGTTACGGCGGCAGCGGGGACGAGACACCGGTCGACGCGGCCGAGTTCGAGCCCCCGGCCGGGGCGTTCCTGGTGGCATACCTGGCTGGCGAGCCGGTGGGCTGTGGCGGCTGGCGTGGCCACGGCGAGGGGGGCGACACCGCCGAGCTGAAGCGGATGTTCACCACGACGTCCGCCCGGGGGCGGGGTGTGGCCCGTGCGGTGCTGGCCGCGGTGGAGGAGTCGGCCCGGGAGTACGGGTGCAAGCGGATGATCCTGGAGTGTGGCGACAAGCAGCCCGAGGCGATCGCGATGTACCGCAGCGGTGGCTACGAGCAGATCGAGAACTTCGGCTACTACCGGGATGCCCCCGGCTGCATCTCCTTCGGCCGCACCCTCTGA
- a CDS encoding ATP-grasp domain-containing protein has protein sequence MIQLGQEELVLVGCPLGLLAWQSEYLPDRSVVIIETPDGIRDHDLERVVRRTPVVGRLIAAEYRTDLDLDELLAREPGLATATLVVPGLEYAVGAAARLADRLGLPGAGLPAGDIFRDKYQMRQLAAANGIANPVHRLVRGPDEAEKFFAEVGGRCVLKPTNRQGSSGVQFIDAHTQIAECWSHTAEPDTTRPGTPTDVLLEQALTGPEFSVELLVSAGQVIFRNVTAKRLVPGRFPVELGHTVPAPITAELRTRLLASAEALATAARFGSGVLHSEWIVQAGIPTLVECAARLPGDSISTLISMAYEFRFIEIYLRVLRGDRLTLPSEAARAAAVQFLTAPPGRVIAVAGVQQASHTPGVVDAQVTVEPGAQVHAVTSSDDRIGQIMALGDTPTQAETNARTAADAIQVTVV, from the coding sequence ATGATCCAGCTAGGCCAGGAGGAACTCGTACTCGTCGGGTGCCCGCTGGGGCTACTGGCCTGGCAGTCGGAGTACCTGCCGGACCGCAGTGTCGTGATCATCGAGACTCCGGACGGCATCCGTGACCATGATCTCGAACGGGTCGTCCGGCGGACTCCGGTGGTGGGCCGGCTCATCGCCGCCGAATACCGTACCGACCTCGACCTCGACGAACTGCTGGCCCGCGAACCGGGCCTGGCCACCGCCACCCTGGTCGTCCCCGGGCTGGAGTACGCCGTCGGCGCCGCCGCCCGGCTCGCCGACCGACTGGGACTGCCCGGTGCCGGGCTGCCGGCCGGGGACATCTTCCGGGACAAGTACCAGATGCGTCAGCTGGCCGCCGCCAACGGCATCGCCAACCCGGTCCACCGGCTGGTCCGCGGTCCCGACGAGGCGGAGAAGTTCTTCGCCGAGGTCGGCGGCAGATGCGTGCTCAAACCCACCAACCGGCAGGGCAGCAGCGGCGTGCAGTTCATCGACGCGCACACCCAGATCGCCGAGTGCTGGTCGCACACCGCCGAACCGGACACCACCCGGCCCGGCACACCGACCGACGTGCTCCTGGAACAGGCCCTGACCGGGCCGGAGTTCAGCGTCGAACTACTGGTCAGCGCCGGCCAGGTAATCTTCCGCAACGTCACCGCCAAACGGCTGGTGCCCGGCCGGTTCCCGGTCGAACTCGGACACACCGTACCGGCACCGATCACCGCCGAACTCCGCACCAGGCTGCTCGCCTCGGCCGAAGCCCTGGCCACCGCGGCCCGCTTCGGCAGCGGCGTCCTGCACAGCGAATGGATCGTCCAGGCGGGCATACCGACCCTGGTGGAGTGCGCGGCGCGGCTCCCCGGGGACAGCATCAGCACCCTCATCTCGATGGCCTACGAATTCCGCTTCATCGAAATCTACCTTCGGGTGCTGCGCGGTGACCGGCTGACCCTACCGAGCGAGGCCGCCAGGGCGGCGGCGGTGCAGTTCCTCACCGCCCCGCCCGGCCGGGTGATCGCGGTGGCCGGGGTCCAGCAGGCGAGCCACACCCCGGGCGTCGTGGACGCACAGGTCACCGTCGAGCCAGGCGCACAGGTTCACGCCGTCACCTCCTCCGACGACCGGATCGGGCAGATCATGGCGCTCGGCGACACCCCGACCCAGGCCGAGACGAACGCCCGTACCGCCGCCGACGCCATCCAGGTGACGGTGGTCTGA
- a CDS encoding DUF3515 domain-containing protein — protein MEQLTPVRPEQERKDRTTRSAALWATLVALPVTVLVAILGFVALRPDAPADEPSPSPTTPRAQSSAPVEMAAPPLAERATLVCRALLAKLPATVRDLTQRPVTAGAEQNAAYGDPALTVACGATLPSYHPEEKLWVVNAVCWHAKEGKENTDPTVLTTVDREVPVQVTVPSAYEAPLQWIPSLSEALVSSVPTAKDVPFGCTG, from the coding sequence GTGGAACAGCTCACCCCGGTGCGGCCTGAGCAGGAGCGCAAGGACCGGACCACGCGTAGTGCTGCGCTGTGGGCCACGCTCGTCGCCCTGCCAGTGACCGTACTAGTCGCAATCCTCGGTTTCGTGGCGCTCCGTCCGGACGCCCCGGCTGACGAGCCGAGCCCGTCGCCCACCACCCCCCGCGCCCAGTCGAGCGCACCGGTCGAGATGGCCGCACCTCCGCTGGCGGAACGGGCGACCTTGGTCTGCCGCGCGCTGCTGGCCAAGCTGCCGGCGACCGTCCGGGACCTGACCCAACGGCCGGTGACCGCCGGTGCCGAGCAGAACGCCGCGTACGGTGACCCGGCGCTCACCGTGGCCTGCGGCGCGACCCTCCCGTCGTACCACCCGGAGGAGAAGTTGTGGGTGGTCAACGCGGTGTGCTGGCACGCCAAGGAGGGCAAGGAGAATACTGATCCGACGGTGCTCACCACGGTCGACCGCGAGGTGCCGGTACAGGTGACCGTGCCCAGCGCCTACGAGGCCCCGTTGCAGTGGATCCCCTCGCTTTCCGAGGCCCTGGTCTCCTCGGTGCCGACCGCGAAGGACGTCCCGTTCGGCTGCACCGGCTGA
- a CDS encoding Lrp/AsnC ligand binding domain-containing protein, producing MVQAYILIQTEVGRARDVAASITDIPGVVRVDAVTGPYDVVVLTEAHNVDELGKMIVSKVQLVPGITRTVTCSVVQL from the coding sequence GTGGTACAGGCGTACATCCTCATCCAGACCGAGGTCGGCAGGGCGCGTGACGTGGCCGCGTCCATCACGGATATTCCCGGAGTCGTTCGCGTCGACGCGGTGACCGGCCCGTACGACGTGGTCGTGCTCACCGAGGCACACAACGTCGACGAGTTGGGAAAAATGATTGTCAGCAAGGTACAACTGGTGCCGGGCATCACGCGTACCGTCACATGTTCGGTGGTGCAACTGTAA
- the rpmB gene encoding 50S ribosomal protein L28, which yields MASVCDVCGKGPGFGHNVPWSKKKTNRRWNPNIQSVRTPAGGGTTRKLQVCTSCIKAGKVARA from the coding sequence GTGGCTAGCGTGTGCGACGTCTGTGGCAAGGGTCCGGGCTTCGGCCACAACGTGCCGTGGTCGAAGAAGAAGACCAACCGCCGCTGGAACCCGAACATCCAGTCGGTGCGTACCCCGGCCGGTGGCGGGACCACCCGTAAGCTCCAGGTCTGCACCTCGTGCATCAAGGCCGGCAAGGTCGCCCGCGCCTGA
- a CDS encoding PBS lyase, producing MTDDPTRSACWPRRDPFAGLDEIRWGRMRHAYGSAAEVPGLLRNLADPDPAIREVALDQMYGAVHHQGDVYPCTVATIPFLLRIAGCGELPGRAEVLHLLASIGSAEDPTGLTGPYRKANQAVAEAYPMFVGLLADDPDPQVRAAAIAVLPACPGQASAAVTRLLDRLPEEQDPMVRAAIMRGAAELARRGTSVGPVRERLAGLLTTEPDPQLRLVVLTELASLPDSAVASDGQPGSRPLIEVDDVLPLIDAIYRTGTPTTPPAGFETDTLLGAIRQRREQSDEGRHAPQAAALVRTVAASFGDRVTDRVRLLTALLRSPDPECRLDALYPAGNLVDRWRGDYAELIALVGDQLRAGQPPQLGPRAVHLLENLGGLAAPAVDALVAALTTAERVQHPSTDGQTPWVIEWAQGLPTVGPGLRALAGTGDPRALPMLAWVLDREQLPRDVGYLVAGYGAQAASLVPVIRRRLNDLPTDDPRDDRRDSLVAALARIGPAAAEALPEMVDLPVTPAVLRALAAIGPTAEALPILRAAAQSPDRATATAAVKALWLVAGDADAALDVADRYLDGNEYAQRDAVEILAELGPAARTRAGRLRRLTRRRDRFGWLPLSAARALWRVTRDPVPALPTLDLTWHQNPHTRRVVASVWAEIGPDAAAARPLLTEELGRVRRHNAMDGGYSSAQVTDDEELLGICRAALAALG from the coding sequence ATGACGGATGATCCGACCAGGTCGGCCTGCTGGCCGAGACGCGATCCATTCGCCGGTCTCGACGAAATCCGCTGGGGTCGTATGCGGCACGCCTACGGTTCCGCCGCCGAGGTTCCCGGACTGCTACGCAACCTGGCCGACCCCGACCCCGCCATCCGGGAGGTGGCCCTCGACCAGATGTACGGCGCGGTCCACCACCAGGGCGACGTGTATCCCTGCACGGTCGCGACGATTCCGTTCCTGCTCCGTATCGCTGGGTGCGGCGAGTTGCCCGGGCGGGCCGAGGTGCTACACCTGCTGGCCAGCATCGGCAGTGCCGAGGACCCGACCGGGTTGACCGGCCCGTACCGGAAGGCCAACCAGGCGGTCGCCGAGGCGTACCCGATGTTTGTGGGGTTGCTGGCCGACGACCCGGACCCGCAGGTACGCGCGGCGGCGATCGCGGTCCTGCCAGCCTGCCCGGGTCAGGCGTCGGCGGCGGTCACCCGGCTGCTCGACCGGCTCCCCGAGGAGCAGGACCCGATGGTCCGGGCGGCGATCATGCGGGGTGCGGCCGAGTTGGCCCGCCGTGGCACCAGCGTCGGGCCAGTGCGTGAGCGACTGGCCGGGCTGCTCACCACCGAGCCCGACCCGCAACTGCGGCTGGTGGTCCTGACCGAACTCGCCTCCCTGCCGGACAGCGCTGTCGCGTCCGACGGCCAACCGGGCAGCCGGCCGCTGATCGAGGTCGACGACGTGCTTCCCCTGATCGACGCGATCTACCGCACGGGTACGCCCACCACACCGCCCGCTGGGTTCGAGACCGACACTCTGCTCGGCGCGATCCGGCAACGGCGTGAACAGAGCGACGAGGGACGCCATGCTCCCCAGGCTGCCGCACTGGTCCGTACCGTCGCCGCCTCGTTCGGCGACCGCGTGACCGATCGGGTACGCCTGCTGACCGCCCTACTGCGCTCACCAGATCCGGAGTGCCGACTCGACGCGCTGTACCCGGCGGGCAACCTCGTCGACCGGTGGCGTGGTGACTACGCGGAGCTGATCGCCCTGGTCGGCGACCAGCTCCGCGCCGGGCAACCGCCGCAGCTCGGCCCACGTGCCGTACACCTCCTGGAGAACCTGGGCGGGCTCGCCGCCCCCGCCGTCGACGCCCTGGTGGCGGCATTGACCACCGCCGAGCGGGTGCAGCACCCAAGCACCGACGGGCAGACACCCTGGGTGATCGAGTGGGCGCAGGGGTTGCCGACGGTCGGGCCCGGCCTACGTGCCCTCGCCGGTACCGGTGACCCGCGCGCCCTGCCGATGCTGGCCTGGGTGCTGGACCGTGAACAGCTGCCCCGCGACGTGGGCTACCTCGTCGCCGGCTACGGCGCGCAGGCCGCGTCTCTCGTCCCGGTGATCCGCCGCCGGCTGAACGATCTGCCCACCGACGATCCACGCGACGACCGGCGGGACAGTCTCGTGGCGGCGCTCGCCCGGATCGGTCCGGCCGCCGCCGAGGCCCTGCCCGAGATGGTGGACCTGCCGGTCACCCCGGCCGTACTGCGGGCACTCGCGGCGATCGGCCCGACGGCCGAGGCCCTGCCGATCCTGCGGGCGGCCGCACAGTCACCGGACCGGGCGACCGCGACCGCTGCTGTGAAGGCGTTGTGGCTGGTCGCCGGGGACGCGGACGCCGCACTCGACGTCGCCGACCGATATCTCGACGGCAACGAGTACGCCCAGCGCGACGCCGTGGAGATCCTCGCCGAGTTGGGACCGGCGGCACGGACCCGAGCCGGTCGACTCCGGCGGCTCACCCGCCGCAGGGACCGGTTCGGCTGGCTTCCCCTGAGCGCGGCGCGGGCGCTGTGGCGGGTGACCCGCGACCCCGTACCGGCGTTGCCGACGTTGGATCTGACCTGGCACCAGAATCCACACACGCGTCGGGTCGTCGCCTCGGTCTGGGCGGAGATCGGCCCGGACGCCGCTGCTGCACGGCCGCTGCTGACCGAGGAGCTGGGTCGGGTACGCCGACACAACGCCATGGACGGCGGTTACAGCAGTGCGCAGGTCACCGACGACGAGGAGTTGCTCGGCATCTGCCGGGCGGCGCTGGCCGCCCTCGGCTAG
- a CDS encoding D-alanine--D-alanine ligase family protein: MTTPRKTRVAVVFGGRSTEHGISCVSAGSILAALDSDQFEVVPIGITRAGQWMLASGDGDKLAIDDRRLPEITAGTGAAVVLPADPTGNGLMVLDAPDGPRALAGVDLVFPVLHGTYGEDGTIQGLLEMADIPYVGSNVFASAAAMDKEFTKKLCAAEGIPVGPYAVLRNGTTLGEADKERLGLPVFVKPARGGSSYGVSKVSDWADLDAAIEAARQVDPKVLVEAAVVGREIECGVLESDAGGAPEASPLAEVRVLPGRDFYDFEAKYLDESCEYDLPARLPEEVTRQVQEYACRAFTALDCAGLARVDFFVTDDNQVYLNELNTMPGFTSTSMFPRMWATAGLEYPKLVDRLIRNALSRGTGLH; this comes from the coding sequence TTGACCACCCCACGTAAGACCCGCGTGGCTGTCGTCTTCGGCGGCCGCAGCACCGAGCACGGGATCTCCTGCGTCAGTGCGGGCAGCATCCTCGCCGCCCTCGACTCGGACCAGTTCGAGGTGGTGCCGATCGGCATCACGCGGGCCGGCCAGTGGATGTTGGCCAGCGGTGACGGCGACAAACTCGCCATCGACGACCGGCGGCTGCCGGAGATCACCGCCGGCACCGGGGCTGCGGTGGTCCTGCCGGCCGATCCGACCGGCAACGGGCTGATGGTCCTGGACGCCCCGGACGGTCCCCGTGCCCTGGCCGGCGTCGACCTGGTGTTTCCGGTGCTGCACGGCACGTACGGCGAGGACGGGACCATCCAGGGATTACTGGAGATGGCGGACATTCCGTACGTGGGCTCCAACGTCTTCGCCTCGGCCGCCGCGATGGACAAGGAGTTCACCAAGAAGCTCTGCGCCGCCGAGGGCATTCCGGTCGGACCGTACGCGGTGCTGCGTAACGGGACGACGCTCGGCGAGGCCGACAAGGAGCGGCTCGGGCTGCCGGTCTTCGTGAAGCCGGCCCGGGGCGGCTCGTCGTACGGGGTGAGCAAGGTCTCCGACTGGGCCGACCTGGACGCGGCGATCGAGGCGGCGCGGCAGGTCGATCCTAAGGTGCTCGTCGAGGCGGCGGTCGTCGGTCGGGAGATCGAGTGTGGGGTGCTGGAGAGCGACGCCGGTGGCGCGCCGGAGGCGTCCCCACTGGCCGAGGTGCGGGTTCTGCCGGGGCGTGACTTCTACGACTTCGAGGCCAAGTATCTCGACGAATCCTGCGAGTACGACCTGCCCGCCCGCCTGCCCGAGGAGGTGACCCGTCAGGTCCAGGAGTACGCCTGCCGGGCGTTCACCGCCCTGGACTGCGCCGGCCTGGCCCGGGTCGACTTCTTCGTCACCGACGACAACCAGGTCTACCTCAACGAGCTGAACACCATGCCGGGCTTCACCTCGACGTCGATGTTCCCGCGGATGTGGGCGACGGCCGGACTGGAGTATCCGAAGCTGGTCGACCGGTTGATCCGCAACGCGTTGAGTCGGGGCACCGGCCTGCACTGA